A window from Thioclava sp. GXIMD2076 encodes these proteins:
- a CDS encoding dihydrodipicolinate synthase family protein, producing the protein MRTDIFHGTIPALLTPCAPDRSPDFDALVALGQEMMAAGMSGVVYCGSCGDWPLLTDAQRMEGVARLTRAGVPVVVGTGAVNTRMAVAHAAHAQEIGAAGLMVIPRVLSRGASVAAQRNHFTAILEAAPDIPAIIYNSPYYGYATKADLFFELRDRHPNLLGFKEFGGQADLSYAAEHITHRDGDVLLMVGVDTEVYHGIVKCGAVGTITGIGTIFPKEALLQVALSKRAALGCPEADLRARELANAFSVLAKFDEGVDLVLYFKHLMVLKGRQEFALNIYETDCLSPSQARFCEAQFHQFNTWFANWAAQGGVIAECM; encoded by the coding sequence ATGAGAACCGATATCTTCCACGGCACGATCCCCGCACTCCTGACCCCCTGCGCCCCAGACCGCAGCCCCGATTTCGACGCTCTGGTGGCGTTGGGTCAGGAGATGATGGCGGCAGGCATGTCCGGCGTGGTCTATTGCGGCTCCTGCGGGGACTGGCCGCTCCTGACCGACGCGCAGCGGATGGAGGGCGTCGCGCGGCTGACCCGCGCGGGCGTGCCGGTGGTGGTGGGCACCGGCGCGGTCAACACGCGCATGGCCGTGGCCCATGCGGCTCATGCGCAGGAGATCGGCGCGGCGGGGCTGATGGTCATCCCGCGGGTGCTCTCGCGCGGGGCCTCCGTGGCGGCGCAGCGCAACCATTTCACGGCAATCCTCGAGGCTGCCCCCGATATTCCGGCGATCATCTATAACAGCCCTTATTACGGCTACGCGACCAAGGCCGATCTGTTTTTCGAGCTGCGCGACCGGCATCCAAATCTGTTGGGGTTCAAGGAATTCGGCGGGCAGGCTGATCTGTCCTATGCCGCCGAGCATATCACCCATCGCGACGGAGATGTGCTGTTGATGGTGGGGGTGGATACCGAGGTCTATCATGGCATCGTCAAATGCGGCGCGGTCGGCACAATCACCGGCATCGGCACCATCTTCCCCAAAGAAGCGCTGTTGCAGGTGGCCCTGTCGAAACGCGCGGCCCTGGGATGTCCCGAGGCCGATCTGCGCGCGCGCGAGCTGGCCAATGCCTTCTCGGTTCTGGCGAAATTCGATGAAGGCGTGGATCTGGTCCTCTATTTCAAACATCTCATGGTGCTGAAGGGACGGCAGGAATTCGCACTCAACATCTACGAGACCGATTGCCTCTCGCCCTCGCAGGCGCGGTTCTGCGAGGCGCAGTTCCACCAGTTCAACACATGGTTCGCCAACTGGGCGGCGCAGGGCGGAGTGATTGCCGAATGCATGTGA
- a CDS encoding proline racemase family protein: MHVIDSHTVGEPTRVILEGGPDLGDGPLGTRAKRLAQQSDFLNAVIAEPRGQVAMVCALLVEPTDPGCAAGVIYFDADAVLGMCGHGTIGLAVTLAHLGRIGLGTHRIETPAGVVSVTLHDAHTVTVTNVESHRIAKDVRVSVGGATITGDIAYGGNQFYIIDPSPVPVCPQNIPQLTTLGIALRETVGAQGHMVDHVIFQSPPGSPDVHSRNFVLCPDDAYDRSPCGTGSSARLACLAAEGHLAEGQEIVQESVIGSRYRLSYRHGPTGGVIPQITGQAFLMAESRLIFDPADPFRHGIPKGRAQ; this comes from the coding sequence ATGCATGTGATCGACAGCCATACCGTGGGCGAGCCTACGCGGGTCATTCTGGAGGGCGGTCCCGATCTGGGTGACGGGCCGCTGGGCACGCGTGCCAAACGACTGGCGCAACAATCGGATTTCCTGAATGCGGTGATTGCCGAGCCGCGCGGTCAGGTGGCGATGGTCTGCGCGCTTCTGGTGGAGCCCACGGACCCTGGCTGCGCGGCCGGTGTGATCTATTTCGACGCCGATGCGGTCTTGGGGATGTGCGGGCATGGCACGATCGGGCTGGCGGTGACGCTCGCGCATCTGGGCCGGATCGGCCTTGGCACCCACCGGATCGAGACCCCGGCAGGCGTGGTCAGCGTCACCCTCCACGACGCCCATACCGTGACTGTCACCAATGTCGAGAGCCACCGCATTGCCAAGGATGTGCGCGTGAGCGTGGGAGGCGCGACCATAACCGGCGATATCGCCTATGGCGGTAATCAGTTCTACATTATCGACCCCTCACCCGTCCCCGTCTGCCCGCAGAATATTCCGCAACTGACCACGCTCGGGATCGCGCTGCGCGAGACGGTGGGCGCGCAGGGGCATATGGTGGATCATGTGATCTTTCAGAGCCCCCCGGGGAGCCCCGATGTCCATAGCCGCAATTTCGTGCTCTGCCCCGATGACGCCTATGACCGCTCGCCCTGCGGCACGGGGTCTTCGGCGCGGCTGGCCTGTCTGGCCGCCGAGGGGCATCTGGCCGAGGGCCAAGAGATCGTGCAGGAAAGCGTCATCGGCAGCCGCTACCGCCTGTCCTATCGCCACGGCCCCACAGGCGGGGTGATCCCCCAAATCACCGGACAGGCGTTCCTCATGGCCGAGAGCCGACTGATCTTCGACCCGGCCGACCCGTTCCGGCACGGCATTCCGAAAGGACGAGCCCAATGA
- a CDS encoding FAD-binding oxidoreductase, with the protein MSEITVIGAGIIGITTALELQRRGFKVTVLDRKGVCAETSQGNAGGFAFSEIEPVATPNIMRKAPKWLIDPLGPLSLPPAYARQMVPWLWRFWRASRPARYEAGVRAQSAMMTLSRHALERLLPRVAGETWIRREGQLQLYENARDFAANAPSWQMREALGISCSYLDTPEDIAEIQPGLSPRFTRAGFTPDWYTVRDPKEWTLHLAQALRDAGGRIEIAEVLGLRPQENGIELLTSQGPRHAPQVVLSAGAWSHHLARGLGDRMPLEPERGYNTTFPTATFDLRTHLTFSMHGFVATKIGDGLRIGGAVELGGLHLPPNYKRAEAMLQKAMAFLPGLQPSGGVQWMGYRPSLPDSLPALGTARATDRVIYAFGHGHLGLTQSAGTAEVVADLAMGQRPALDLAPFSPQRFG; encoded by the coding sequence ATGAGCGAGATCACCGTCATAGGGGCAGGCATCATCGGCATAACCACCGCGCTGGAACTCCAGCGGCGCGGGTTCAAGGTCACCGTGCTCGACCGCAAAGGGGTCTGCGCCGAGACCTCGCAGGGCAATGCGGGCGGCTTTGCCTTTTCCGAGATCGAGCCGGTCGCCACCCCCAATATCATGCGCAAAGCGCCGAAATGGCTGATCGATCCGCTGGGGCCGCTCTCGCTACCGCCCGCCTATGCGCGGCAGATGGTGCCGTGGCTCTGGCGGTTCTGGCGGGCGAGCCGCCCCGCACGCTACGAGGCAGGCGTGAGGGCACAAAGCGCGATGATGACCCTCTCGCGCCACGCGCTCGAGCGGCTCTTGCCACGGGTTGCGGGTGAGACCTGGATCCGGCGCGAGGGCCAGCTGCAGCTATATGAAAACGCACGGGATTTTGCAGCCAATGCGCCCAGCTGGCAGATGCGCGAGGCGCTGGGGATCAGCTGCAGCTATCTGGACACGCCCGAGGACATTGCCGAGATCCAGCCCGGGCTCTCGCCGCGCTTCACCCGTGCGGGGTTCACCCCCGACTGGTATACCGTGCGCGACCCCAAGGAATGGACGCTGCATCTGGCGCAGGCCCTGCGCGACGCGGGTGGCCGGATCGAGATCGCCGAGGTGCTCGGCCTGCGCCCGCAGGAGAACGGGATCGAGCTGCTGACATCGCAGGGCCCGCGCCATGCGCCGCAGGTGGTGCTGTCGGCGGGCGCGTGGTCGCATCATCTGGCGCGGGGCTTGGGGGACCGGATGCCGCTGGAACCCGAGCGCGGCTATAACACGACCTTCCCGACAGCGACCTTCGATCTGCGCACCCATCTGACCTTCTCGATGCACGGGTTTGTCGCCACGAAAATCGGTGATGGCCTCCGGATTGGCGGCGCGGTCGAGCTTGGCGGGTTGCACCTGCCGCCCAATTACAAACGCGCAGAGGCGATGCTGCAGAAGGCGATGGCCTTCCTGCCCGGATTGCAGCCGAGCGGCGGGGTGCAATGGATGGGCTACCGTCCTTCCCTGCCCGACAGCCTGCCCGCCTTGGGCACAGCGCGCGCCACAGATCGCGTAATCTATGCCTTCGGTCACGGTCATCTGGGGCTCACCCAATCGGCGGGCACGGCAGAGGTGGTCGCCGATCTGGCCATGGGGCAGCGTCCCGCGCTGGATCTGGCGCCCTTCTCGCCACAGCGATTTGGCTAA
- a CDS encoding APC family permease, whose protein sequence is MASIESMGAAATGSAGKLKRDVGIIGLLFASTTSMIGSGWLFGAYHASKIAGPLAVWSWVIGAVIIMLIALCFAELSTMFAKSGALVHMSHASHGQTLGRLWGWMLFLSYAPIPAVEAEGILTYANNYLPYFLKGDGSGSLNAMGFVAAVVLLSVLAVLNLMAVKALLKVSNTVTWWKIAIPLVTVVGLIAASTHWGVWHAGAGTYSTQGMFTAIPAAGIVFSFLGFRTAIDLGGESANPGRNIPMAVIGSVILGAVIYILLQVAFIMALSPDDLADGWASLNFAGSAGPFAGLAMTLGMGWLAVLLYADAYVSPGGTGLIYITGGARILHAVGDTGAGPKSLSRVNAAGVPLTAVIVMWIAGIFFLLPFPAWQMMVGYISSVTVLTYGLGPIVLLILRRSQPDLKRSFRLAGAGVLAPVAFIASNLVIYWTGFYTDSILFGMLVVGFAIYAFVFHVLQKRSAEEFGWKHLGWLGAWFAGIWLLTGLSDSGADIVGFWTGMALVALWSLVVVWMALRSALPAEETVELMEHFQSGN, encoded by the coding sequence ATGGCATCCATAGAGTCGATGGGGGCTGCCGCAACGGGCAGTGCCGGAAAACTGAAACGCGATGTGGGGATTATCGGGCTTCTCTTCGCCTCGACCACCTCGATGATCGGCTCGGGCTGGCTCTTCGGGGCCTATCACGCGTCGAAAATCGCGGGACCGCTGGCGGTCTGGTCATGGGTGATCGGGGCCGTCATCATCATGCTGATCGCGCTCTGCTTTGCCGAGCTGTCGACGATGTTCGCCAAATCCGGCGCGCTCGTGCATATGAGCCATGCCAGCCACGGCCAGACATTGGGGCGGCTCTGGGGCTGGATGCTGTTTCTCAGCTATGCGCCGATTCCGGCGGTCGAGGCCGAGGGCATCCTGACCTATGCCAATAACTATCTGCCCTATTTCCTGAAAGGGGATGGTTCGGGCAGCCTGAACGCTATGGGCTTTGTGGCGGCCGTCGTTCTGCTATCGGTGCTGGCGGTGCTGAACCTGATGGCGGTGAAGGCACTTCTGAAAGTCTCGAACACCGTGACATGGTGGAAGATCGCGATCCCGCTGGTGACGGTGGTGGGGCTGATCGCGGCCTCGACCCATTGGGGCGTGTGGCATGCGGGCGCGGGCACCTATTCGACCCAAGGCATGTTCACCGCCATTCCGGCGGCGGGCATCGTGTTCTCCTTCCTCGGCTTCCGCACCGCCATCGATCTGGGCGGCGAGAGTGCCAATCCGGGGCGCAATATCCCGATGGCGGTGATCGGCTCGGTGATTTTGGGGGCTGTGATCTATATCCTGCTGCAGGTGGCCTTCATCATGGCGCTCTCGCCCGATGATCTGGCAGATGGCTGGGCCTCGTTGAACTTCGCGGGATCGGCCGGGCCGTTTGCGGGTCTGGCGATGACGCTCGGGATGGGCTGGCTTGCGGTGCTGCTCTATGCCGATGCCTATGTCTCGCCGGGCGGGACGGGGCTGATCTATATCACCGGTGGCGCGCGTATCCTGCATGCGGTGGGCGATACCGGCGCGGGACCGAAATCCCTGTCGCGTGTCAATGCCGCAGGCGTGCCGCTGACCGCCGTCATCGTGATGTGGATCGCGGGGATCTTCTTCCTGCTGCCCTTCCCTGCATGGCAGATGATGGTGGGCTATATCAGCTCGGTCACCGTGCTGACCTACGGGTTGGGCCCGATTGTGCTTCTGATCCTGCGCCGGTCGCAGCCCGATCTGAAACGCAGCTTCCGGCTGGCGGGTGCGGGCGTGCTGGCGCCTGTGGCCTTCATTGCCTCGAACCTCGTGATCTACTGGACGGGGTTCTATACCGACTCGATCCTTTTCGGAATGCTAGTTGTGGGCTTTGCGATCTATGCCTTCGTGTTCCATGTCCTGCAGAAACGCAGTGCCGAAGAGTTCGGCTGGAAGCATCTGGGCTGGCTCGGCGCATGGTTTGCGGGGATCTGGCTGCTGACCGGCCTCAGCGATAGCGGCGCCGATATCGTGGGCTTCTGGACCGGCATGGCGCTGGTCGCCTTGTGGTCGCTGGTCGTGGTGTGGATGGCGCTGCGTTCCGCGCTTCCGGCGGAGGAAACCGTCGAGCTGATGGAGCACTTCCAGAGCGGCAACTAA
- a CDS encoding HlyD family secretion protein translates to MISSLKRNGGRVALTFVMVACAGFLGWHLWNYYMNAPWTRDGRVSADVVQIAPEVAGRIDKVAVKNDQFVHAGDLLFEVDPSSFKLAVEQAQAELDSERETMELKASIAHRNDSLTKHGTISVETNEEAQREAAAAAANVRSAKAALAIAQLDLQRVAVRAPTDGYVTNLHLRQGDYAVAGTDAVNLVDAKSFRITGYFRETQLPRITLGAPVSVKLMGARGTVTGHVASFGRGVADSNSASDTLGLPDVDPVFEWVRLAQRIPVTVQIDTLPEGAVLSAGMSASVYIDKTTKNVRGNVPFKGEVLLAPAS, encoded by the coding sequence GTGATCTCTTCTCTCAAACGCAACGGGGGGCGCGTGGCGCTGACCTTCGTCATGGTGGCCTGTGCGGGGTTTCTCGGCTGGCATCTGTGGAACTATTACATGAACGCGCCCTGGACCCGTGATGGCAGGGTCTCGGCCGATGTGGTGCAGATCGCGCCCGAGGTCGCGGGGCGCATTGACAAGGTCGCGGTGAAAAATGACCAGTTCGTCCATGCGGGTGATCTGTTGTTCGAGGTCGACCCGTCCAGTTTCAAACTTGCGGTCGAGCAGGCGCAGGCCGAGCTCGATAGCGAGCGCGAGACGATGGAGCTGAAAGCCTCGATCGCGCATCGCAATGACAGCCTGACGAAACACGGCACCATCAGCGTGGAAACCAACGAGGAGGCGCAACGCGAGGCGGCGGCGGCGGCGGCCAATGTTCGCTCGGCCAAAGCGGCGCTCGCCATCGCGCAGCTCGATCTCCAGCGGGTCGCCGTGCGCGCGCCAACCGATGGTTATGTGACCAACCTGCATCTGCGTCAGGGCGATTACGCCGTAGCGGGCACCGATGCGGTCAATCTGGTGGATGCCAAAAGCTTCCGGATCACCGGCTATTTCCGTGAGACCCAGCTGCCGCGTATCACCCTGGGCGCGCCGGTCTCGGTCAAGCTGATGGGCGCGCGCGGAACCGTTACCGGCCATGTGGCAAGCTTCGGGCGCGGTGTGGCCGATAGCAACAGCGCAAGCGACACGCTGGGCCTGCCCGATGTCGATCCGGTCTTCGAATGGGTGCGTCTGGCCCAGCGTATTCCGGTGACCGTGCAGATCGATACCCTGCCCGAAGGCGCCGTCCTGTCTGCGGGCATGAGCGCGAGTGTCTATATCGACAAAACAACCAAGAATGTTCGTGGCAATGTGCCTTTCAAGGGCGAAGTTCTGCTGGCACCAGCCAGCTAA
- a CDS encoding DUF1656 domain-containing protein produces MRPEYDVMGVFVPTLMLLGLVCYGLFRMLHHVLAQRGLYRHVWHPALFDIALYFTLLGAAGYLLEFVTP; encoded by the coding sequence ATGAGACCCGAATATGACGTCATGGGCGTCTTCGTCCCGACCCTGATGCTCCTGGGGCTAGTCTGTTACGGGCTGTTCCGGATGCTGCATCATGTGCTTGCCCAGAGAGGCCTCTATCGACATGTCTGGCACCCCGCATTGTTCGATATCGCGCTTTATTTCACCCTTCTCGGCGCCGCCGGATATCTATTGGAGTTTGTAACGCCGTGA
- a CDS encoding FUSC family protein, which yields MIAGGIQVHHVIFSVKAFIAGMLAYLIADYFGLTNPYWALGSAYIVTNPLSGSVASKAVYRLGGTVLGAGAVIVLVPSFVQEPVLLVMAITLWAAICLFVSSLDRTARAYVFMLAGYTAALTGFSIVSTPEISFTYGTSRMIEIGIGILCASVVGRLILPQALAPVLSGKVEGWLSSAADLTREVLSGETGAARTQAERNRLAADATGMRMLGAQVAYEGAQARAAVERLQAIKYRMVMILPQLSELADLRTALGQSARGREAGRAIIAPVQDWLDMEDAQALAAVDRLLSRLAQTGAAVLADDSEALRALWKGAPAGALGTWEALLVTRLAERLSDLVCIWNDCRILRSDLAHSEGPALRQSLSSRYRRSDHLHFDYGTSVLAVVTMMVAAGIAAAIWIGTGWHYGAGMLEFAIIMCSFMAAMDNSVPVMKKVLQLTLIALGLAFVYQFAILPAIGGGFAAEAAALAFVLIPCGILMASPPTWFAGFQVSVNLIYMLTLSNQIGTDLVSFTNASLGTVAGLIVAATVTSVFRAIGAERAATRIARAGWSVVIDAASGRRNFERERLYGRMLDRLGQIVPRLGALPEGSRVRGNDILRDLRVSLTVMQIQRAKAALAPVARMRTEEVLARIAALYRARRRHQEGAPDDLRRALDMALAAVPLSDRPLCDALAGLRCTLFAAAPPPGLDPLYRPSFDRRTDDERIPA from the coding sequence ATGATCGCGGGCGGAATTCAGGTCCATCATGTGATCTTCTCGGTGAAGGCCTTCATTGCGGGGATGCTGGCCTATCTGATTGCCGATTATTTCGGGCTGACCAATCCTTACTGGGCCTTGGGAAGCGCCTATATCGTAACCAACCCGCTCTCGGGTTCGGTGGCTTCCAAGGCCGTCTACCGTTTGGGTGGCACGGTTCTTGGCGCGGGAGCGGTGATCGTTCTGGTGCCCTCTTTTGTGCAGGAGCCGGTGCTTCTGGTGATGGCGATCACGCTCTGGGCCGCGATCTGCCTGTTCGTGTCCTCGCTCGACCGCACAGCGCGCGCCTATGTCTTCATGCTGGCGGGCTATACGGCGGCGCTGACGGGGTTCTCCATCGTCAGCACTCCCGAGATCAGCTTCACCTATGGCACAAGCCGCATGATCGAGATCGGTATCGGTATCCTATGCGCGTCTGTCGTGGGGCGTCTGATCCTGCCGCAGGCCCTTGCGCCGGTCCTGTCCGGCAAGGTCGAGGGATGGCTCTCCAGTGCCGCCGATCTGACCCGCGAGGTGCTCTCGGGCGAGACCGGTGCCGCAAGGACGCAAGCCGAGCGTAACCGTCTGGCCGCCGATGCAACGGGGATGCGGATGCTCGGGGCGCAGGTGGCCTATGAAGGCGCGCAGGCGCGCGCCGCGGTCGAGCGGTTACAGGCGATCAAATACCGGATGGTGATGATCCTGCCGCAGCTCTCGGAACTGGCCGATCTTCGCACAGCACTCGGCCAGAGCGCGAGGGGGCGGGAGGCCGGTCGGGCGATCATTGCCCCCGTGCAGGACTGGCTCGACATGGAGGATGCGCAGGCGCTGGCCGCCGTGGATCGCTTGCTCTCACGTCTGGCACAGACCGGCGCTGCCGTGCTCGCAGACGACAGCGAGGCGCTTCGCGCGCTTTGGAAGGGCGCGCCCGCTGGAGCCTTGGGCACATGGGAGGCACTTCTTGTCACCCGTCTGGCCGAGCGGCTCTCGGATCTGGTGTGTATCTGGAACGATTGTCGCATCCTGCGCTCGGATCTTGCCCATAGCGAGGGCCCTGCACTGCGCCAGAGCCTTTCGTCACGCTACCGTCGCTCGGATCATCTGCATTTCGATTACGGCACCTCGGTGCTGGCTGTGGTCACGATGATGGTCGCCGCAGGTATCGCGGCCGCGATCTGGATCGGGACGGGGTGGCATTACGGGGCGGGCATGCTGGAATTTGCCATCATCATGTGCTCGTTCATGGCGGCGATGGACAATTCGGTGCCGGTCATGAAGAAGGTGCTGCAGCTCACCCTGATCGCGCTCGGGCTGGCCTTTGTTTACCAGTTTGCGATCCTGCCCGCAATTGGCGGTGGCTTTGCGGCCGAGGCTGCGGCACTGGCCTTCGTGCTGATCCCCTGTGGCATCCTCATGGCTTCGCCGCCCACATGGTTTGCGGGCTTCCAGGTGAGCGTGAATCTGATCTATATGCTGACCCTCAGCAACCAGATCGGCACCGATCTCGTATCTTTCACCAATGCGTCTCTGGGCACTGTCGCGGGGCTGATCGTGGCGGCTACGGTCACCTCGGTATTCCGTGCCATCGGTGCCGAACGGGCGGCCACGCGGATCGCTCGGGCGGGCTGGTCTGTGGTGATCGATGCGGCCTCGGGCCGACGCAATTTCGAGCGTGAACGGCTTTACGGGCGCATGCTCGACCGTCTGGGGCAGATCGTCCCGCGGCTTGGCGCACTCCCCGAAGGATCACGGGTGCGAGGCAATGATATTCTTCGCGATCTTCGGGTCTCGCTCACCGTGATGCAGATCCAGCGCGCCAAGGCCGCTCTGGCCCCCGTTGCGCGGATGCGGACAGAGGAGGTTCTGGCCCGTATTGCGGCGCTGTATCGCGCGCGTCGCAGGCATCAGGAAGGTGCGCCGGACGATCTGCGCAGGGCGCTCGACATGGCACTTGCCGCGGTGCCGCTCTCGGACCGGCCCCTGTGCGATGCGCTTGCCGGGCTGCGTTGCACGCTCTTCGCAGCCGCTCCGCCTCCCGGTCTGGATCCCCTATACAGGCCGTCTTTCGACCGGCGCACCGACGATGAAAGGATACCGGCATGA
- a CDS encoding MarR family transcriptional regulator, whose translation MSQEQSFDMQSWDDLGRIIPAVGQSWRRVLGQRLANEGLSDATALPMLVLWRPGKDAMRQNELAQLLGLETSGVVRLLDRLSARGLLRRIEDPSDRRAKLLELTEEGAELAARANRVARVLRRELLDQFAPDDLEAAYRVLAQLSETLDDYEAKQKGRS comes from the coding sequence GTGTCGCAAGAACAGTCGTTTGATATGCAGAGCTGGGACGATCTGGGCCGGATCATTCCGGCGGTGGGCCAGTCATGGCGCCGCGTTCTGGGCCAGAGACTGGCAAATGAGGGCCTGTCCGACGCTACCGCGCTGCCGATGCTGGTGCTCTGGCGTCCGGGCAAGGATGCGATGCGGCAGAACGAGCTGGCTCAGCTTCTGGGGCTGGAGACCTCGGGCGTGGTGCGCCTTCTGGACAGGTTGAGTGCACGGGGCCTTCTGCGCCGGATCGAGGATCCGTCGGATCGCCGTGCGAAACTTCTGGAGCTGACCGAGGAGGGGGCCGAGCTGGCCGCGCGGGCCAATCGGGTGGCACGGGTGCTGCGGCGCGAGCTGCTCGACCAGTTCGCCCCCGACGATCTCGAGGCGGCCTATCGCGTGCTCGCCCAGCTCTCGGAGACGCTTGATGACTATGAGGCCAAGCAGAAAGGCAGATCATGA
- a CDS encoding trehalase family glycosidase — translation MDFLDQRLSNLFIDLQRSGLWEDEKAIADSVLLRSPAETYMAYTVRKSLGDMDLRAFYDEYFRPVRAREANYQTDPAHGPQEHIEALWPLLVRDADDPDLQSSRIALNRPYVVVGGRFQESYYWDTFFTLLGLIRAGRMSVVEDMLENFADAIERFGFVPNGFRTYYLSRSQPPFFWAMVRAAAQASPDPKAVMARYLPALEKEYRFWTASPRTHEGLARYWDAMDTPRIEMFATDLHWQAHAAKTPGLYRNLRAACESGWDFSSRWLADPDDLGSIRTTRIWPVDLNALLLCHETYLAEICTAVAPERAAMYREAADWRAQALRERFYNPETGFFHDRLIDEDALSPVVSAAGLFPLFAGAATRTQAARCTETMQTRLLARYGLLSTDITSGQQWDAPNGWAPLQWIAIHGLRRYGYTAVAQRIKSGWITACEDVFAETGKFVEKYNVLDDRAAGTGGEYELQDGFGWTNGVYLDLVLEGSAQSWLGEVALAAE, via the coding sequence ATGGACTTTCTCGATCAGCGGCTCTCGAACCTCTTCATCGACCTGCAGCGCTCCGGCCTGTGGGAAGACGAGAAAGCGATTGCGGATTCCGTGCTTCTTCGAAGCCCCGCAGAGACCTATATGGCCTATACGGTCCGGAAATCGCTGGGCGATATGGATCTGCGGGCGTTCTATGACGAGTATTTCCGCCCCGTGCGGGCGCGCGAGGCGAACTACCAGACAGATCCCGCGCATGGACCGCAGGAGCATATCGAGGCGCTCTGGCCGCTTCTGGTGCGGGACGCCGATGATCCCGACCTGCAATCGAGCCGCATCGCGCTCAACCGTCCCTATGTTGTGGTGGGCGGACGGTTTCAGGAATCCTATTACTGGGACACATTCTTCACCCTGCTGGGGCTGATCCGCGCGGGGCGGATGTCGGTCGTCGAGGATATGCTGGAAAATTTCGCCGACGCGATCGAGCGGTTCGGCTTCGTGCCCAACGGGTTCCGCACCTATTATCTCTCGCGGTCGCAGCCGCCCTTCTTTTGGGCAATGGTGCGCGCGGCCGCGCAGGCGAGCCCCGACCCCAAGGCGGTAATGGCGCGCTATCTGCCGGCGCTGGAGAAGGAATACCGGTTCTGGACCGCGAGCCCGCGCACCCATGAGGGGCTCGCGCGCTACTGGGATGCGATGGACACGCCGCGGATCGAAATGTTTGCCACCGATCTGCACTGGCAGGCCCATGCCGCCAAAACACCGGGACTGTATCGCAATCTGCGGGCGGCCTGCGAGAGCGGCTGGGATTTCTCCTCGCGCTGGCTCGCGGACCCTGATGATCTGGGCTCGATCCGCACGACGCGGATCTGGCCGGTGGATCTGAACGCGCTACTCCTGTGCCACGAGACCTATCTGGCCGAGATCTGCACGGCAGTGGCCCCCGAGCGTGCGGCCATGTATCGCGAGGCCGCTGACTGGCGCGCGCAGGCGCTGCGCGAGCGGTTCTACAATCCCGAGACGGGCTTTTTCCATGACCGCCTGATCGACGAGGACGCGCTGAGCCCCGTTGTGTCGGCGGCAGGGCTGTTTCCGCTCTTTGCGGGTGCTGCCACGCGCACGCAGGCCGCGCGCTGCACGGAGACCATGCAGACACGGCTTCTGGCACGTTACGGGCTGCTGAGCACCGATATCACCAGCGGCCAGCAATGGGATGCGCCCAATGGCTGGGCGCCGCTGCAATGGATCGCGATCCACGGGTTGCGGCGCTATGGCTATACTGCCGTCGCGCAACGCATCAAATCGGGCTGGATCACGGCCTGTGAGGATGTCTTTGCCGAGACCGGAAAGTTCGTCGAGAAATATAACGTGCTCGATGACCGAGCCGCCGGAACGGGCGGCGAATACGAACTGCAGGACGGGTTCGGCTGGACCAATGGCGTCTATCTCGATCTAGTGCTCGAAGGCTCTGCGCAGAGCTGGCTGGGAGAGGTGGCGCTGGCCGCCGAGTGA